The Lysinibacter cavernae genome has a window encoding:
- a CDS encoding glycosyltransferase yields MGCDTFYPDINGAARFAERLAAGLVARGHDVHIVAPSKTHRKTGTFTENIEGADMTVHRWASWRWYPHDWLRFVLPWTAKARARKVLDAVKPDVVHFQSHIVIGRGLALEATKRNIRIVGTNHVMAENILDFATIPESWKDWFVRTSWKTASKVFRTASSVTTPTRKAADFLEYHSGLRGVIPVSCGIDATHYTADLEPRASNKVLFVGRLTTEKQIDVLLHAMTKLPADLNASLDIVGGGDQDHNLKTLSHKLGLDDRVRFHGRVSEDELLTFYTDASVWAMPSIAELQSIATMEAMASGLPVVCANAMALPHLVHDGENGYLFEPSDADDLAEKLLLVLGATPERYLAMQQESLEGVKVHDINRTIETFERLYRGQTP; encoded by the coding sequence ATGGGCTGCGACACCTTTTACCCCGACATCAACGGGGCTGCCCGCTTCGCCGAGCGTCTCGCCGCCGGGCTTGTCGCCCGCGGCCATGATGTGCACATCGTCGCTCCATCAAAAACGCACCGCAAGACAGGTACGTTCACCGAGAACATCGAAGGCGCCGACATGACGGTGCACCGCTGGGCGAGCTGGCGCTGGTACCCGCACGACTGGCTGCGCTTTGTGCTGCCGTGGACGGCAAAAGCCCGCGCGCGCAAGGTACTCGACGCGGTGAAGCCTGACGTCGTGCACTTCCAATCCCACATCGTTATCGGCCGGGGCCTCGCCCTCGAAGCGACCAAGCGCAACATCCGCATCGTGGGAACGAACCACGTGATGGCCGAGAATATCCTCGACTTCGCGACGATCCCAGAGTCGTGGAAAGACTGGTTTGTTCGTACGTCGTGGAAGACCGCGAGTAAGGTGTTCCGCACGGCCTCATCTGTGACCACGCCAACGCGAAAGGCCGCAGATTTCCTCGAGTACCACAGCGGGCTCCGCGGGGTCATCCCCGTGAGCTGCGGTATTGATGCAACCCACTACACGGCCGACCTCGAACCACGCGCGAGTAATAAGGTGCTGTTTGTTGGGCGACTTACCACTGAGAAGCAGATTGACGTGCTGCTGCACGCCATGACCAAACTCCCAGCAGACCTTAACGCCAGCCTCGACATCGTTGGCGGCGGCGACCAAGACCACAACCTCAAGACGCTGTCTCATAAGCTTGGGCTCGACGACCGCGTCCGCTTCCACGGCCGGGTGTCAGAGGATGAGCTGCTCACGTTCTACACCGACGCCTCGGTCTGGGCCATGCCATCGATCGCGGAACTGCAGAGCATCGCAACGATGGAGGCAATGGCGTCAGGGCTGCCGGTTGTCTGCGCCAACGCTATGGCGCTTCCGCACCTCGTGCACGACGGCGAAAACGGCTACCTGTTTGAGCCGAGCGACGCCGACGACCTCGCCGAGAAGCTCTTGCTGGTACTCGGCGCAACGCCTGAACGATACCTCGCCATGCAGCAGGAATCCCTCGAGGGGGTGAAGGTTCACGACATCAACCGCACCATCGAGACCTTCGAACGCTTGTATCGCGGCCAAACCCCCTAA
- a CDS encoding class I SAM-dependent methyltransferase: protein MTGDASAFPFEQLRRFPDVEAENLFAFDAADRLLLDETAEQRASTPLEQIVVIGDRYGALTLAALHDRVGDTGTTGAIRVFQDGLSGQRALAANAARLGIDATPIRELPLGESLLNQATLVLLQLPRSLDALDEIADAVARYAPQATLVAGGRIKHLSLGMNDVLLRSFGSVQASRARQKSRLLTATDAREVSETSLPFPRITRDAELGIEICAFGAAFAGAKVDPGTRLLLSVIDGAAEASRIIDLGCGTGVIATVLAQRRPTASIIATDQSAAAVRSATETVGRAGVGDRVTVLRDDGLDSQPAESADLIVLNPPFHMGATVHVGIAHKLFEHAARVLRPGGELWVVYNSHLGYRPTLERLIGPTKQVARDRVFTVTSSVRAR from the coding sequence ATGACGGGCGACGCTTCCGCCTTCCCCTTTGAGCAGCTTCGCCGCTTCCCCGATGTGGAGGCCGAGAACCTCTTTGCGTTTGACGCTGCCGACCGGTTGCTGCTCGACGAGACCGCCGAGCAGAGGGCATCCACCCCGCTTGAGCAGATCGTCGTTATTGGGGACCGATACGGTGCGCTGACGCTTGCCGCGCTGCACGATCGAGTTGGCGACACCGGTACAACCGGCGCCATTCGCGTCTTTCAAGACGGGCTGAGCGGCCAGCGGGCGCTCGCAGCGAATGCGGCACGGCTCGGTATAGATGCCACGCCTATTCGGGAGCTACCGCTGGGGGAGTCGCTGCTGAATCAGGCCACTCTTGTGCTGCTCCAGTTGCCGCGCAGCCTCGATGCGCTCGACGAGATCGCGGATGCCGTCGCCCGCTACGCGCCGCAGGCCACGCTCGTTGCTGGCGGCCGCATCAAACACCTGTCACTCGGCATGAACGACGTGCTGCTCCGTTCCTTTGGCTCCGTACAGGCGAGTCGCGCCCGCCAAAAATCGCGACTGCTCACGGCAACGGATGCCCGCGAGGTTAGCGAAACGAGCCTCCCGTTCCCTCGGATCACCCGCGATGCTGAACTCGGCATTGAGATTTGTGCGTTTGGTGCCGCCTTTGCCGGTGCCAAAGTCGACCCAGGTACGCGGTTGCTGCTGAGCGTGATCGACGGCGCGGCCGAGGCCAGCCGCATCATCGACCTTGGCTGCGGAACCGGAGTGATCGCAACGGTTCTTGCGCAGCGACGGCCAACGGCATCCATCATCGCAACCGACCAATCGGCGGCAGCTGTGCGCTCGGCGACCGAAACCGTAGGTCGTGCAGGAGTGGGCGACCGCGTGACCGTGCTGCGAGACGACGGCCTCGATTCCCAGCCCGCCGAGAGCGCTGACCTCATCGTGCTCAACCCGCCCTTTCACATGGGCGCAACGGTGCACGTTGGTATCGCGCATAAGCTTTTTGAGCACGCGGCCCGTGTGCTTCGGCCGGGCGGTGAGCTCTGGGTGGTCTACAACAGCCACCTCGGATACCGACCAACACTTGAGCGCCTGATCGGACCAACAAAGCAGGTCGCGAGAGACCGTGTGTTTACCGTTACCAGCTCGGTTCGAGCACGCTGA
- a CDS encoding heat shock protein transcriptional repressor HspR, translating into MDENSPVFAIAMAAELADMHPQTLRQYDRIGLVSPQRTAGKSRRYSLRNIAQLREIARLSAEGITLEGIRRILDLENQVTDLHERVRELESALSDEMLNRPGNRVFAAGAAGDVISLRHGTRTQRRTEVVVWQPKKIK; encoded by the coding sequence ATGGACGAGAACTCACCGGTATTCGCTATTGCGATGGCCGCTGAGCTTGCCGACATGCACCCGCAGACCCTCCGCCAATACGACAGAATTGGACTGGTCTCGCCTCAGCGCACTGCCGGCAAGTCGCGGCGGTATTCGCTGCGCAACATTGCCCAACTCCGCGAAATTGCGCGGCTGAGCGCAGAGGGCATCACGCTTGAGGGCATCCGCCGCATCCTTGATCTTGAGAATCAGGTGACCGACCTCCACGAGCGGGTTCGCGAGCTTGAATCTGCACTCAGCGACGAAATGCTCAACCGCCCCGGCAACCGTGTCTTCGCGGCCGGGGCCGCTGGCGACGTCATTTCGCTCCGCCACGGCACCCGCACGCAGCGCCGCACCGAAGTTGTGGTGTGGCAGCCCAAAAAGATCAAATGA
- a CDS encoding prevent-host-death protein, with protein sequence MALINDFQTTTRRSSDLSKHSAEVFAEAEDHTVKITRRDGEPLVLMSQRAADAHAALLQLAADLITVTLDDEGTLASRMADRFPWMFALSTADQAICAQDLVDAARASFSTGQSHLAIAELTSWRETATAIAAGLSTRPVEWLVENELVERP encoded by the coding sequence ATGGCTCTCATCAATGACTTCCAAACCACCACGCGGCGTTCGTCTGATCTGAGCAAACACTCGGCCGAGGTCTTTGCCGAAGCGGAAGATCACACCGTCAAGATCACGCGACGCGACGGTGAACCGCTGGTATTGATGTCGCAGCGCGCGGCTGACGCCCACGCAGCGCTGCTGCAGCTTGCGGCAGATCTCATCACCGTCACACTTGACGACGAAGGCACTCTCGCATCACGGATGGCTGACCGATTCCCCTGGATGTTTGCATTATCCACTGCCGACCAAGCCATCTGCGCCCAGGACCTCGTCGACGCGGCTCGGGCATCCTTTTCTACTGGGCAATCACATCTCGCAATCGCGGAACTTACCTCATGGCGCGAAACGGCAACTGCGATAGCAGCGGGACTATCGACCCGCCCCGTGGAGTGGCTAGTTGAAAACGAATTGGTCGAACGGCCCTAA
- a CDS encoding ABC transporter ATP-binding protein yields the protein MAASGSSPSIHTSPARPNTVHPVSFVSVGKSFASRGKKATNARPVLRDINLEVVPGEVLAILGTSGCGKSTLLRITAGLDTASVGEVLIDGTPVSGIDARCAFAFQEPRLLPWRSLADNVALGLPAGTPKQAGRERVAELLELVGLSEFAGHRPREISGGMAQRTSLARALARNPAVLLLDEPFGALDALTRLKMQDLLLEVHAAAPTTVLLVTHDVDEALQLADRVILLGREDDSDSDSGATIKQIVTVPGERPRNRASAELATLRDELLAGLGIEPHGASASNSTGADLGSGALASMPSR from the coding sequence ATGGCGGCCAGCGGTTCGTCCCCAAGCATCCATACCTCGCCCGCACGGCCAAACACCGTGCACCCCGTGAGCTTCGTTTCGGTTGGCAAGTCCTTTGCCTCTCGCGGTAAGAAGGCCACCAACGCGCGACCGGTGCTGCGCGATATCAACCTTGAGGTTGTTCCCGGCGAGGTGCTCGCTATTCTCGGCACGAGTGGATGCGGCAAGTCCACCCTGCTGCGCATCACTGCCGGGCTCGACACGGCATCCGTTGGCGAAGTACTGATCGACGGAACCCCCGTCTCCGGCATCGACGCCCGCTGCGCGTTTGCGTTTCAGGAGCCGCGGCTGCTGCCATGGCGTTCGCTCGCCGATAACGTTGCACTCGGACTCCCCGCTGGCACCCCAAAGCAGGCCGGCCGCGAGCGCGTCGCCGAGCTGCTCGAACTTGTTGGTCTTTCTGAGTTTGCCGGGCACCGCCCTCGCGAAATCTCTGGTGGCATGGCCCAGCGCACTTCGCTTGCGCGCGCCCTCGCCCGCAACCCAGCCGTTCTCCTGCTTGATGAGCCGTTTGGTGCGCTCGACGCACTGACCCGCCTGAAGATGCAGGATCTCCTCCTTGAGGTCCACGCGGCCGCGCCAACAACCGTGCTGCTCGTGACCCACGACGTTGACGAGGCGCTGCAGCTGGCCGACCGCGTGATCCTGCTCGGCCGCGAAGACGATAGCGACAGCGACAGCGGCGCGACCATCAAGCAGATCGTGACGGTTCCCGGCGAGCGCCCGCGCAACCGGGCATCCGCCGAACTTGCAACCCTGCGTGACGAGTTGCTTGCCGGCCTTGGTATCGAGCCGCACGGCGCATCCGCCAGCAACAGCACTGGCGCAGACCTCGGCAGCGGCGCACTCGCCAGCATGCCCAGCCGCTAA
- a CDS encoding aliphatic sulfonate ABC transporter substrate-binding protein, whose amino-acid sequence MSARRSTTALFTAALATAALLLTGCVAGEGSNTDTGNADKAEAASVLNIDFATYNPLSLVIKDQGWLEDALAENNVTVNWVQSAGSNKANEALRAEAIDVGSTAGSAALLAKSNGSKIQTISIFSQPEWAAIVVPDGSAITSVADLKGKQIAATSGTDPYFFLLQALEEAGLSTSDVTIQNLQHADGWAALQNGSVDAWAGLDPIMANAEQEGAKLIYRNVDFNSYGFLNATEKFITERPEVAQTVVDAYEHAREWAAANPEKTAEILSDVAGIDLAVATTVITERSNLDVDPVPGDAQLSVLKVIGPIFVETGDVTSQDKIDKALDNLLNDSFAKKANASNIGG is encoded by the coding sequence ATGTCAGCACGACGTTCCACAACGGCCCTGTTCACGGCCGCCCTTGCCACCGCGGCACTGCTCCTCACCGGCTGCGTCGCCGGCGAAGGCAGCAACACCGACACGGGCAACGCCGATAAGGCAGAGGCCGCAAGCGTTCTCAACATCGACTTCGCCACGTACAACCCGCTCAGCCTCGTCATCAAGGACCAGGGCTGGCTTGAGGATGCCCTCGCCGAGAACAACGTGACGGTCAACTGGGTGCAGTCGGCCGGCTCGAATAAGGCAAACGAGGCCCTGCGCGCCGAGGCAATCGACGTCGGCTCGACCGCCGGTTCCGCGGCGCTGCTCGCCAAGTCAAACGGTTCCAAGATCCAGACCATCAGCATCTTCTCGCAGCCAGAGTGGGCAGCAATCGTGGTCCCAGACGGTTCCGCCATCACCTCGGTCGCCGACCTCAAGGGCAAGCAGATTGCCGCAACCAGCGGAACCGACCCGTACTTCTTCCTGCTCCAGGCGCTCGAAGAAGCCGGCCTCAGCACGAGCGACGTGACCATCCAAAACCTGCAGCACGCCGACGGCTGGGCCGCCCTCCAGAACGGGTCGGTGGATGCCTGGGCCGGCCTCGACCCCATCATGGCCAACGCCGAGCAGGAGGGCGCAAAGCTCATCTACCGCAACGTTGATTTCAACAGCTACGGCTTTTTGAACGCCACCGAGAAGTTCATCACGGAACGCCCAGAGGTCGCCCAGACCGTTGTTGACGCCTATGAGCATGCCCGCGAGTGGGCCGCGGCCAACCCAGAGAAGACCGCCGAGATCCTCAGCGACGTAGCCGGCATCGACCTTGCCGTCGCCACGACCGTGATCACCGAGCGCTCGAACCTCGACGTTGACCCGGTTCCCGGTGACGCACAGCTCTCAGTATTGAAGGTCATCGGGCCCATCTTTGTTGAGACGGGCGACGTCACCAGCCAGGACAAGATCGACAAGGCCCTCGACAACCTGCTCAACGACTCCTTCGCCAAGAAGGCAAACGCCAGCAACATCGGAGGCTAA
- a CDS encoding ABC transporter permease has product MSSSAPTTATKPSRDTRAGTGSGIGRPSRLTVVLGGLLLPVLLLVAWQLATSLGWVSTSQFPSPEMVWDAGVDLANRGLLGLYIAISTQRVLVGFAIGAALGLLLGAVVGLSRRWDILLAPTLGAIRAVPSLAWVPLLILWLKIGEESKITLIAIGAFFPVYTTVAAALRHVDRQLVEAGRAFGLSGVKLFTTVQLPAVLPSVISGLRLALAQSWLFLVAAELIAASMGLGFLLSESGNNGRIDRIFLAILLLAVLGKLTDAIIGQFEKWAVRKWA; this is encoded by the coding sequence ATGAGCAGCAGCGCACCCACCACAGCGACAAAACCCTCACGTGACACTCGTGCAGGCACGGGCTCAGGCATTGGCCGCCCGAGCCGCCTGACGGTTGTGCTCGGTGGGTTGCTGCTGCCCGTACTCCTGCTCGTCGCGTGGCAGCTTGCCACGTCGCTCGGCTGGGTCTCAACCTCGCAGTTCCCGTCGCCCGAAATGGTGTGGGATGCCGGGGTCGACCTGGCCAACCGCGGCCTGCTTGGCCTGTACATCGCGATTTCGACGCAGCGCGTGCTCGTTGGGTTCGCCATCGGAGCGGCTCTTGGCCTGCTGCTTGGCGCGGTTGTTGGGCTGAGCCGCCGTTGGGACATCCTGCTGGCGCCTACCCTCGGCGCGATCCGTGCGGTGCCGTCGCTCGCCTGGGTTCCGCTGCTTATCCTGTGGCTGAAGATCGGCGAGGAGTCGAAGATCACGCTCATCGCGATCGGCGCGTTTTTCCCCGTGTACACCACGGTTGCCGCGGCGCTGCGCCACGTTGACCGTCAGCTCGTTGAGGCCGGTCGCGCGTTTGGGCTGAGCGGGGTCAAGCTTTTTACCACCGTGCAGCTGCCGGCCGTACTGCCAAGCGTGATCTCTGGCCTGCGCCTCGCGCTCGCGCAGTCGTGGCTCTTCCTCGTGGCGGCCGAGCTGATTGCCGCATCCATGGGCCTTGGATTCTTGCTCAGCGAATCCGGCAATAACGGCCGCATCGACCGCATCTTCCTCGCCATCCTGCTGCTTGCCGTGCTTGGCAAGCTCACCGACGCCATCATTGGCCAATTCGAGAAATGGGCTGTTCGGAAATGGGCGTAG
- the acs gene encoding acetate--CoA ligase, whose product MGVAASPTIQNLLTEHRRFPAPAEFAAQANVDGSWWERAAENPVAFWEEQARRLDWHEPWHTAHTWQPAQREDGSVGVPSAEWFSGGRLNVAVNCVDRHVDAGRGNKVALFLEGERGDRYSLTYSELQRKVAQAANALTDLGVTKGDRVVIYLPVIAETIIITLAVARIGAIHSLVFGGFSSEALRFRVEDTGAKLLVTTDGQFRRGQAVPVKQNADAAVAGENQIEHVLVVRRTGDETPDIPWTEGRDLWWHDVVDTAPDVHEPAYFDAETPLFIIYTSGTTGKPKGLVHTSGGYLTQAAFTHWAMFDVKDSDVHWCTADLAWVTAHTYEIYGPLANGVTQVIYEGTPNTPHTARHFEIIERYGVTTYYTAPTLIRTLMTWFPAGVPAEYDLSSIRLLGTVGEAINPEAWMWFHRHIGAGTAPIVDTWWQSETGAAVMAPLPGVTTLKPGSATRALPGLTTKVVDEQGNEVAHGDGGYLVIDGTWPAMARTVWGNPERYLDSYWRTYADRGYFFSGDGAKYDLDGDIWLLGRVDDVINVSGHRLSTIEIESALVSHPAVGEAGVVGVHDDTTGQAIAAFVIPADRGVAAGTATAAELAAWNDLSASLNSLLRSHVATEIGPIAKPRDLIVVPDLPKTRSGKIMRRLLADIVDARPLGDVTSLQDSAVPEQIAAIVAAGR is encoded by the coding sequence ATGGGCGTAGCCGCATCCCCCACCATTCAGAACCTGCTCACGGAGCACCGCCGATTCCCTGCCCCGGCCGAATTTGCGGCGCAGGCAAACGTTGACGGCTCGTGGTGGGAGCGTGCCGCCGAGAACCCAGTGGCGTTCTGGGAGGAGCAGGCCCGCCGCCTCGACTGGCACGAGCCCTGGCACACCGCCCACACCTGGCAGCCCGCGCAGCGCGAGGATGGCAGCGTGGGAGTTCCGTCGGCCGAGTGGTTCAGCGGAGGCAGGCTCAATGTTGCGGTCAACTGTGTCGATCGACACGTGGATGCCGGCCGCGGCAACAAGGTCGCACTCTTTCTTGAGGGCGAACGTGGCGACCGTTACTCCCTCACCTATTCCGAGCTGCAGCGTAAGGTCGCGCAGGCCGCAAACGCCCTCACAGATCTTGGCGTGACCAAGGGCGACCGGGTGGTTATTTACCTGCCCGTGATCGCGGAAACCATCATCATCACCCTCGCGGTCGCGCGCATCGGGGCCATCCACTCGCTCGTGTTTGGCGGCTTTTCGTCCGAGGCGCTGCGTTTTCGGGTTGAGGACACGGGCGCAAAGCTGCTCGTCACAACCGACGGCCAGTTCCGCAGGGGCCAGGCGGTTCCCGTCAAGCAGAACGCGGATGCGGCGGTTGCCGGCGAGAACCAGATCGAGCACGTGCTCGTTGTGCGCCGCACGGGCGACGAAACCCCAGACATCCCGTGGACCGAGGGCCGCGACCTCTGGTGGCACGACGTGGTGGATACCGCTCCAGATGTCCACGAACCAGCATATTTTGACGCTGAGACGCCCCTTTTCATCATCTATACCTCCGGCACAACCGGCAAGCCAAAAGGCCTCGTACACACCTCGGGCGGCTACCTCACCCAGGCGGCCTTCACCCACTGGGCGATGTTCGATGTGAAGGACAGCGACGTGCACTGGTGCACCGCCGACCTCGCCTGGGTCACCGCGCACACCTACGAGATCTACGGCCCGCTCGCAAACGGCGTCACCCAGGTCATCTACGAGGGCACCCCAAACACCCCGCATACCGCGAGGCATTTCGAGATCATCGAGCGCTACGGCGTGACCACGTATTACACGGCGCCAACACTCATCCGCACGCTCATGACCTGGTTCCCGGCAGGCGTGCCCGCCGAATACGACCTGTCGAGCATCCGCCTGCTTGGCACGGTTGGCGAGGCGATCAACCCTGAGGCGTGGATGTGGTTCCACCGGCACATCGGCGCTGGCACGGCACCCATCGTCGATACCTGGTGGCAGTCAGAGACGGGGGCCGCAGTGATGGCCCCGCTGCCGGGCGTGACCACGCTCAAGCCGGGTTCCGCCACGCGCGCGCTGCCAGGCCTCACTACGAAGGTCGTTGACGAGCAGGGCAACGAGGTCGCGCACGGCGACGGCGGCTATCTCGTCATCGACGGCACCTGGCCGGCCATGGCCCGAACCGTGTGGGGCAATCCAGAACGCTACCTCGACTCCTACTGGCGCACCTACGCCGACCGCGGCTACTTCTTCTCCGGCGACGGGGCAAAATACGACCTCGACGGCGATATTTGGCTGCTCGGGCGGGTGGATGACGTCATCAACGTCTCCGGCCACCGCCTCTCAACCATCGAGATTGAGTCGGCGCTGGTCTCTCATCCCGCCGTCGGCGAGGCCGGCGTTGTTGGTGTGCACGACGACACCACGGGGCAGGCAATTGCCGCGTTTGTGATCCCGGCCGACCGCGGCGTTGCCGCCGGCACCGCGACGGCAGCGGAACTCGCCGCCTGGAACGACCTCTCCGCCTCGCTCAATTCGCTGCTGCGCTCACACGTGGCCACCGAGATCGGGCCAATCGCGAAGCCACGCGACCTCATCGTGGTGCCTGACCTGCCCAAGACTCGCTCCGGCAAAATCATGCGCCGCTTGCTCGCCGACATCGTTGACGCTCGCCCGCTGGGCGACGTCACCTCGCTGCAAGACTCGGCGGTTCCTGAGCAGATCGCGGCGATTGTGGCGGCGGGCCGGTAG
- the deoC gene encoding deoxyribose-phosphate aldolase has protein sequence MTTALQQQAADGTLSTSALAQLIDHTLLKPEATAADAEATIAEAVELGAFSACLSPSMLPVAVPAGSDLKIAVVCGFPSGKHDQSVKAAEAALAVTRGADEIDMVIDIGRAREHRFGDVEAEIAAVRHAAPRPVVLKVIIESAALTNEQIVGVCQASVRAGADFVKTSTGFHPAGGATVEAVRLMSHTVEGKLGVKASGGVRSRADALAMIEAGATRLGVSGTRQLLGDEAVSGGSAY, from the coding sequence ATGACCACCGCACTCCAGCAGCAAGCGGCCGACGGCACCCTCAGTACGTCAGCATTGGCGCAGCTCATCGACCACACGCTGTTGAAGCCTGAGGCCACCGCAGCGGATGCCGAGGCAACCATTGCAGAGGCGGTTGAGCTTGGTGCCTTCTCCGCCTGTCTGTCGCCGTCGATGTTGCCCGTTGCCGTGCCTGCAGGAAGCGACCTGAAGATCGCCGTGGTTTGTGGCTTCCCAAGTGGCAAGCACGACCAGAGCGTCAAGGCCGCAGAGGCTGCCCTTGCTGTCACGCGCGGTGCCGACGAAATTGACATGGTCATCGATATCGGGCGTGCGCGCGAGCACCGCTTTGGGGATGTCGAGGCCGAGATTGCTGCCGTGCGCCATGCCGCACCGCGGCCCGTTGTGCTTAAGGTCATCATCGAGTCGGCGGCGCTCACGAACGAGCAGATCGTTGGGGTGTGCCAGGCTTCGGTCCGCGCCGGTGCAGACTTCGTGAAGACGTCGACCGGATTCCACCCGGCAGGTGGAGCGACGGTTGAGGCCGTTCGCCTCATGTCGCATACGGTTGAGGGCAAGCTCGGAGTCAAGGCATCCGGCGGGGTGCGCAGCCGTGCCGATGCTCTCGCCATGATCGAGGCCGGCGCGACTCGCCTCGGAGTATCCGGCACACGCCAGCTGCTTGGTGACGAGGCCGTCTCTGGCGGGAGCGCCTACTAG
- a CDS encoding chitinase, protein MSKRYPGRRLSWWRLTILVGVLGVLGFASVEGWRWFEDVQTAANSDPWTDGYVDVTTTPFYAFEEVSDTDLKNITLAFVVASKTDPCEPSWGGAYSLQQAGVEVDLDRRLARLRDLGGSAQVSFGGAANSDLAVGCEDSTKLEKAYGSVIERYETTTVDLDIEGDFLTDLPAIERQARAFASLQGERKTGDAPLDVWLTLPVAPTGLTDAGTDAVTAFLEAGVDLAGVNAMTMNYGDTAVAEKPFIDVITESLQQTHRQLGVLYGRQGIQLGSATLWSKLGATPMIGQNDVRAEIFTIADAQQLNAFSVEQGLERVSFWSINRDQTCAPNYPDVRTVSNSCSGVDQGDATFAAILAQNRPGTLDAVFGPGTTPEPTETDPAAADDPKTSPYPIWDENAAYPAESKVVWRHNVYQAKWWTQGDAPDNPVLQISESPWTLIGPVLPGETPVPVPTLAPGILPEWQKDATYVSGDRVMFLDVPYQARWWTQGDSPDASKVLPDSSPWRPLTATEIMSLQKTATPTPAP, encoded by the coding sequence GTGTCAAAAAGGTATCCGGGCCGACGACTTTCGTGGTGGCGACTCACCATTCTTGTTGGTGTGCTCGGGGTGCTTGGCTTCGCCTCGGTTGAGGGATGGCGCTGGTTCGAAGACGTGCAGACCGCCGCAAACTCCGATCCCTGGACCGATGGTTACGTCGACGTGACCACCACGCCCTTCTACGCGTTCGAAGAAGTGAGCGACACCGATCTCAAGAACATCACGCTTGCCTTTGTTGTTGCGTCGAAGACCGACCCGTGTGAACCATCGTGGGGCGGGGCGTATTCGCTGCAGCAGGCTGGCGTTGAGGTTGACCTTGATCGTCGGCTCGCGCGCCTTCGCGATCTTGGCGGCAGTGCCCAAGTCTCGTTTGGTGGAGCGGCCAATAGCGACCTTGCCGTTGGTTGCGAGGACTCGACCAAGCTTGAGAAGGCGTACGGCTCGGTTATCGAGCGATACGAGACCACAACGGTAGACCTTGACATCGAAGGCGACTTTCTGACGGATCTCCCGGCCATCGAGCGCCAAGCGCGGGCATTTGCCAGCCTCCAGGGCGAGCGGAAAACCGGGGATGCCCCACTCGACGTCTGGCTCACGCTTCCCGTTGCGCCAACCGGTCTGACCGATGCGGGAACAGACGCGGTCACCGCCTTCCTCGAGGCAGGGGTTGACCTCGCAGGTGTGAACGCTATGACCATGAACTACGGCGACACAGCCGTTGCCGAAAAACCATTCATCGATGTGATCACCGAGTCACTCCAGCAAACGCACCGCCAACTTGGCGTGCTGTACGGGCGCCAGGGCATCCAGCTCGGGTCGGCGACCCTCTGGAGCAAGCTCGGGGCAACCCCGATGATTGGGCAGAATGACGTGCGTGCCGAGATCTTCACAATTGCTGACGCTCAACAGCTCAACGCGTTCTCGGTTGAACAGGGCCTTGAACGAGTTTCGTTCTGGTCGATCAATCGCGACCAGACCTGCGCGCCAAACTACCCGGACGTCCGCACCGTTTCTAACTCGTGCAGCGGCGTTGACCAGGGCGACGCGACCTTTGCCGCCATCCTTGCCCAGAACCGACCAGGCACGCTCGACGCCGTCTTTGGGCCAGGAACGACCCCTGAGCCGACTGAAACCGACCCGGCGGCCGCTGACGATCCAAAGACGAGCCCGTACCCCATTTGGGATGAGAACGCCGCGTATCCTGCTGAGTCTAAAGTTGTCTGGCGCCACAACGTGTACCAGGCCAAATGGTGGACCCAAGGCGATGCTCCCGACAATCCCGTGCTGCAGATTTCGGAGTCACCTTGGACGCTGATCGGGCCTGTGTTGCCGGGCGAAACGCCTGTGCCGGTTCCAACGCTTGCGCCAGGCATCCTGCCCGAATGGCAGAAGGATGCGACCTACGTGAGCGGCGATCGGGTCATGTTCCTCGATGTGCCGTATCAGGCGCGGTGGTGGACGCAGGGTGATAGCCCAGACGCCTCGAAGGTCTTGCCCGATTCGTCGCCATGGCGGCCGCTCACCGCAACCGAGATTATGTCGCTGCAAAAAACGGCGACCCCAACGCCGGCTCCATAG